One Candidatus Aminicenantes bacterium DNA segment encodes these proteins:
- a CDS encoding type II toxin-antitoxin system RelE/ParE family toxin → MKIEILQIARLEFENAQEFYELEQSGLGARFENEIRQALLRIQQYPKVWSTERKEIRRCFIHKFPYKIIYSVQKEIIVVLAFAHLHRKPDYWIDRIK, encoded by the coding sequence ATGAAAATTGAAATCCTGCAAATCGCCCGCCTGGAATTTGAAAACGCACAAGAGTTTTACGAACTGGAGCAATCCGGTTTGGGCGCCAGATTTGAAAATGAAATCAGACAGGCGTTATTGCGCATCCAGCAATATCCGAAAGTTTGGTCAACGGAACGAAAAGAAATCCGCCGTTGTTTTATCCACAAATTCCCCTATAAAATCATCTACTCGGTCCAAAAAGAAATTATCGTTGTACTCGCATTTGCTCATTTACATAGAAAACCGGATTATTGGATTGATAGAATAAAATAA
- a CDS encoding phosphomannomutase/phosphoglucomutase gives MINEAIFREYDIRGLAETELQDAVVERIAMAAAAIYVREGKREIAMGMDGRPSSVRIKDLFSRTLARYGLRVTDLGLVPTPVVYFAAFKHKMDGAVIITASHNPSEYNGFKLLLGTAALYGEQIKEIYRLACDGPYPKEKKGSVKSKDILPEYLAYIEKNITLKKKIRVVVDGGNGTGGITAPELYRRLGAEVIPIFCDVDGRFPNHHPDPTVVKNLQDLIAKVKEKGADLGIGLDGDADRLGVVDSLGRILWGDQLLIIYARAILKDHPGAKIISEVKASEVLYSEIRKYGGVPIMWKAGHSLIKKKLFEENALAAGEVSGHMFFNDKWFGFDDAVYAGARLLEILGNSPQSLAEIFDSIPATFNTPEIRVDAGDDIKFHIVDAIREHYKKILPVIDIDGARVKFPHGWALVRASNTQPSLVVRYEADSAAELQKIQAEVDAVIRRIQAQIGG, from the coding sequence ATGATCAACGAAGCCATTTTCAGGGAATACGATATCCGCGGCCTGGCCGAGACCGAGCTGCAGGATGCGGTGGTCGAGCGCATCGCCATGGCCGCCGCCGCCATCTACGTGCGCGAGGGGAAAAGGGAGATCGCCATGGGCATGGACGGCCGCCCCAGCTCCGTGCGCATCAAGGACCTTTTCAGTCGCACCCTGGCCCGCTACGGCCTGCGCGTCACTGACCTGGGCCTGGTGCCCACGCCGGTGGTCTATTTCGCCGCCTTCAAGCATAAGATGGACGGCGCCGTCATCATCACCGCCTCGCACAACCCCTCCGAGTACAACGGCTTCAAGCTCCTGCTCGGCACGGCGGCGCTGTACGGCGAGCAGATCAAGGAGATCTACCGCCTGGCCTGCGATGGGCCTTATCCCAAAGAAAAGAAGGGGTCGGTCAAGAGCAAGGACATCCTGCCCGAATACCTGGCTTACATCGAAAAAAACATTACCCTGAAAAAGAAGATCCGCGTGGTCGTCGACGGCGGCAACGGCACCGGCGGCATCACCGCCCCTGAATTGTACCGCCGCCTGGGCGCCGAAGTCATTCCCATCTTCTGCGACGTCGACGGCCGCTTCCCCAACCACCACCCCGACCCCACCGTGGTCAAGAACCTGCAGGACCTCATCGCCAAGGTGAAGGAAAAAGGCGCCGATCTGGGCATCGGCTTGGACGGCGACGCCGACCGCCTGGGCGTGGTCGACTCGTTAGGGCGCATCCTCTGGGGCGACCAGCTTTTGATTATTTACGCCCGCGCTATCCTGAAAGACCATCCTGGCGCCAAGATCATCTCGGAGGTGAAAGCTTCAGAAGTCCTGTACTCCGAAATCAGAAAATACGGCGGCGTACCCATTATGTGGAAAGCCGGCCATTCGCTGATCAAAAAGAAACTTTTCGAGGAGAACGCCCTGGCCGCCGGCGAGGTCAGCGGCCACATGTTTTTCAACGACAAGTGGTTCGGCTTCGACGACGCCGTCTACGCCGGGGCGCGTCTGCTGGAAATCCTGGGTAATTCGCCGCAATCGCTGGCCGAAATATTTGATTCCATTCCGGCGACGTTCAACACGCCCGAGATCCGCGTCGATGCCGGCGACGATATCAAATTCCACATCGTGGACGCCATCCGCGAGCACTATAAAAAAATACTGCCAGTGATCGATATCGACGGCGCCCGGGTCAAGTTCCCGCACGGCTGGGCCCTGGTCCGCGCCTCCAACACCCAGCCGTCCCTGGTCGTCCGCTACGAAGCCGACTCGGCCGCGGAGCTGCAAAAGATCCAGGCTGAGGTCGACGCAGTGATCCGCCGCATCCAGGCGCAGATCGGCGGCTGA
- a CDS encoding undecaprenyl-diphosphate phosphatase, which produces MLHAIKIVLLALVQGVTEFFPVSSSGHLLVFQKLLDFTTLPLVYDIFFHLGTLLAVIAYFAKDLKPLALRFYEKDNFRMLLLLATASLPTALIGFLGKDFFEGLFKNTAYLGFSFLFTAGVLLASRFLRLKNIALFPAAFIIGVCQGIAIIPGVSRSGMTIAAALILGLGFEFSFRFSFLLSIPAILGATLLELDKIPRQGNQWPLLILAVLAAVFFGYLALGVLKKILMREKFANFSVYLLALGILVLIFL; this is translated from the coding sequence GTGCTGCACGCCATCAAGATCGTCCTATTGGCCCTGGTGCAGGGAGTTACGGAATTTTTCCCGGTCAGCTCCAGCGGCCACCTGCTCGTTTTCCAGAAGCTGCTCGACTTCACCACTCTGCCCCTGGTCTACGACATTTTTTTTCACCTCGGCACCCTGCTGGCGGTCATCGCTTATTTTGCCAAGGACCTGAAGCCGCTGGCGCTGCGTTTCTACGAAAAGGACAATTTCCGCATGCTGCTGCTGCTGGCGACCGCTTCCCTGCCGACGGCACTCATCGGTTTTCTGGGCAAGGATTTTTTTGAAGGGCTTTTCAAGAACACGGCCTACCTGGGATTCAGCTTTCTTTTCACCGCCGGCGTTCTCCTGGCCAGCCGCTTCCTGCGCCTGAAGAACATCGCTCTCTTCCCGGCCGCCTTCATCATCGGCGTCTGCCAGGGCATCGCCATCATCCCCGGCGTTTCGCGCTCCGGCATGACCATCGCCGCGGCCCTGATCCTGGGGCTGGGCTTCGAATTCTCCTTCCGCTTCTCCTTCCTGCTCTCCATCCCGGCCATCCTGGGCGCCACCCTCCTGGAGTTGGACAAGATCCCCAGGCAGGGCAACCAGTGGCCCTTGCTCATCTTGGCCGTCCTGGCGGCGGTTTTTTTCGGCTACCTGGCCCTGGGAGTATTGAAAAAAATCCTGATGCGGGAAAAATTCGCCAACTTTTCAGTTTATCTGCTGGCGCTAGGGATCCTGGTCCTTATTTTCCTTTAA
- a CDS encoding AMP-binding protein yields MLLHQEFVKIAKQYPDKLAIIDRFTEKNVPYSKALIATLILANRFRKYHDGFIGIMIPTSAGCMLSVLGVLCAGKVPVMINYSTGAASNAEYAQKKCGFKTIIASKGLLEKIGCRMVSGMVFIEDIMEEIGAAEKVKALLKSKLPLNILLRAIHQGDVDDNLVILFTSGSEKDPKAVQLTHRNIGSNVMDIAKVLSVTSADIMLANLPLFHVFGHTINFWLPLLFGMTVVCYANPLEYKKVCSIVREEKVSLMVGTPSFFSGYLRQSEPGDFASLRVAVAGADKTPDSLRQGFLDKHNLELCEGYGTTETSPVVSTNLPDANKPGSIGKVLPSVRVKIVDINSGETLPPGSEGKILVKGDLVMKGYFDDLEETSLRIKDGWYETGDMGLLDEEGYLWHRGRLKRFVKIGGEMVSLVKVETVLLSLLPHGDDCCVVEVPDSLKGARIVAALNKPVNEKKLLKAMAEELPNIALPKQFVILDEFPKMGSGKIDFRTITELVRQKLQE; encoded by the coding sequence ATGCTTTTGCACCAGGAGTTCGTCAAGATCGCCAAACAATATCCGGACAAGCTGGCCATTATCGACCGTTTCACCGAGAAGAACGTGCCTTATTCCAAGGCCCTGATCGCCACGCTGATCCTGGCCAACCGCTTCCGCAAGTATCATGACGGCTTCATCGGCATCATGATCCCGACCTCGGCCGGCTGCATGCTCTCGGTGCTCGGCGTGCTCTGCGCCGGCAAGGTGCCGGTGATGATCAACTATTCGACCGGCGCCGCCAGCAACGCCGAGTATGCCCAGAAGAAATGCGGCTTCAAGACCATCATCGCCTCCAAGGGGTTGTTGGAAAAGATCGGCTGCCGCATGGTCTCGGGCATGGTCTTCATCGAGGACATCATGGAGGAGATCGGCGCCGCCGAAAAGGTGAAGGCGCTGCTGAAATCCAAGCTCCCGCTGAACATCCTGCTGCGGGCGATCCATCAGGGCGACGTCGACGACAATCTGGTGATCCTGTTCACCTCGGGGAGCGAGAAGGACCCCAAGGCGGTCCAGCTTACCCACCGCAACATCGGCTCCAACGTGATGGACATCGCCAAGGTCTTGTCCGTGACCAGCGCCGACATCATGCTGGCCAACCTGCCCCTGTTCCACGTCTTTGGCCACACCATCAATTTCTGGCTGCCGCTGCTCTTCGGCATGACCGTCGTTTGCTACGCCAATCCCCTGGAATACAAAAAGGTTTGCTCGATCGTGCGCGAGGAAAAGGTGTCGCTGATGGTCGGCACGCCGAGCTTCTTTTCCGGCTATTTGCGCCAGTCGGAGCCGGGCGATTTCGCCTCGCTGCGCGTCGCCGTGGCCGGGGCCGACAAGACCCCCGACTCGCTGCGCCAGGGTTTTCTCGACAAGCACAATCTGGAGCTCTGCGAGGGCTACGGCACCACCGAGACCAGCCCGGTAGTTTCCACCAACCTGCCCGACGCCAACAAGCCGGGGAGCATCGGCAAGGTGCTGCCGTCGGTGCGGGTGAAGATCGTGGACATCAACAGCGGCGAGACCCTGCCGCCGGGGAGTGAGGGCAAGATACTGGTCAAGGGCGACCTGGTGATGAAGGGCTATTTCGACGACCTCGAGGAGACCTCGCTGCGCATCAAGGACGGCTGGTACGAGACCGGCGACATGGGCCTCCTGGATGAAGAGGGCTACCTGTGGCACCGGGGCCGACTCAAACGCTTTGTCAAGATTGGCGGCGAAATGGTCTCGCTGGTCAAGGTCGAGACCGTCCTGCTGTCGCTGCTGCCTCACGGCGACGACTGCTGCGTGGTCGAAGTCCCCGATTCGCTCAAGGGGGCTCGCATCGTCGCCGCCCTGAACAAGCCGGTCAACGAGAAAAAGCTGCTCAAAGCCATGGCCGAGGAACTGCCCAACATCGCCCTGCCCAAGCAATTCGTCATCCTCGACGAGTTTCCCAAGATGGGCAGCGGCAAGATCGATTTCCGGACCATCACCGAGCTGGTGCGCCAGAAGCTGCAGGAGTGA
- a CDS encoding phosphoribosylaminoimidazolesuccinocarboxamide synthase — protein MNSFGKAELPFKLFKKGKVRDVFEVDGRLLIVSSDRISAFDYVLPSLIPGKGQVLNRIAAFWFERTKNLIPNHVLSAEPETSPEFKPYFKKLEKRALLAKKLTALPLEAIIRGYVVGSGWQSYQKSGEICGIKLPKGLKFADSLPEPIFTPTSKAETGHDENMSFGQLADLLGRETAQQVQSLSQKLFAAASAYAVERGIIIADSKFEFGRDEKGAVVLIDEIFTPDSSRFWKLAEYRPGQEQPSYDKQLVRNHLLGSSWDRKSPPPELPAEVVNRTRDTYLEIYRILTGEEL, from the coding sequence TTGAACTCGTTCGGCAAAGCAGAATTGCCGTTCAAATTATTCAAAAAGGGCAAGGTCCGCGACGTGTTCGAGGTCGACGGCAGGCTGCTGATCGTCTCCAGCGACCGCATTTCGGCCTTTGACTACGTGCTGCCCTCGCTGATCCCGGGCAAGGGTCAGGTGTTGAACCGCATCGCCGCCTTCTGGTTCGAGCGGACGAAGAACCTGATTCCCAACCACGTGCTCAGCGCCGAGCCGGAAACCAGCCCTGAGTTCAAGCCCTATTTCAAGAAGCTCGAGAAGCGGGCCCTGCTGGCCAAAAAGCTGACGGCGCTGCCGTTGGAAGCGATCATCCGCGGCTACGTGGTGGGGTCGGGCTGGCAGTCGTACCAGAAAAGCGGCGAGATCTGCGGCATCAAGCTGCCCAAAGGCTTGAAGTTCGCCGACAGTTTGCCCGAACCGATCTTCACGCCGACGAGCAAAGCCGAGACCGGCCATGACGAGAACATGAGCTTCGGCCAGCTGGCCGACCTGCTGGGCCGTGAAACCGCGCAACAGGTTCAATCCCTTTCGCAGAAGTTATTCGCCGCGGCCAGCGCCTACGCGGTTGAAAGGGGGATCATCATTGCCGACTCCAAGTTCGAGTTCGGCCGGGATGAAAAGGGTGCCGTCGTCCTGATCGACGAGATTTTCACCCCCGATTCCTCGCGCTTCTGGAAGCTGGCGGAGTACCGGCCCGGGCAGGAACAGCCTTCCTACGACAAGCAGCTGGTGCGCAACCATTTGCTCGGTTCGTCCTGGGACCGGAAATCGCCGCCGCCCGAGCTTCCGGCGGAAGTGGTCAACCGGACTCGCGATACCTACCTGGAAATTTACCGCATCCTGACCGGGGAGGAATTGTGA
- a CDS encoding aldo/keto reductase, with amino-acid sequence MSKPSAINRRKFISRSVSAAVGAGVAGFGGTAAAQTAPPAAPAPAESKIRGFRTLGRTGFRVSDISTGFCNNSAVLKAIFAAGVNYVDTAESYGNQRAIGQALPGLDRKSLFITSKLEIETDASKENFLRRFAKCLEELQTDYIDCLMMHMPERAELLATPGFHQAMEQLKKEGKLRFCGVSHHGPNWFRAPEESMEKVLLAAAADGRFDVFLMAYNFLQREAGQKVLEACAAKKIGVTLMKVNPAGKYQGLKDRVEALKKEGKEVDPLYIEGRSTADTPAGSASRAARTGFRSTPSCVFTTTSPPRAGRSGPWPSTPSSRRPRPTPAATAPAFASGPARTTSRSRECWRWPTTGCRSPESMATVRVNKTTGIRSKQMGTVGSFLYLSALESSLQVLTFFNKFKIIFAIAKKYFDN; translated from the coding sequence ATGAGCAAGCCATCGGCCATCAATCGCCGGAAATTCATCTCCCGTTCCGTCAGCGCCGCGGTGGGAGCGGGGGTGGCCGGATTCGGCGGGACCGCCGCCGCCCAGACCGCCCCCCCGGCCGCCCCGGCCCCGGCGGAAAGCAAGATCCGCGGCTTCCGCACTCTGGGCCGGACCGGGTTCAGGGTCTCGGACATCTCCACCGGCTTCTGCAACAACAGCGCGGTGCTGAAGGCCATATTCGCCGCCGGCGTCAACTACGTCGACACCGCCGAGAGCTACGGCAATCAGCGGGCCATCGGCCAGGCGCTGCCGGGCCTGGACCGCAAGTCGCTCTTCATCACCTCAAAACTGGAGATCGAAACGGACGCGAGCAAGGAAAACTTCCTCAGGCGTTTTGCCAAGTGCCTGGAGGAACTGCAGACCGACTACATCGACTGCTTGATGATGCACATGCCGGAGCGGGCCGAGCTGCTGGCCACCCCGGGCTTTCACCAGGCCATGGAGCAGCTGAAGAAGGAGGGAAAACTCCGCTTCTGCGGCGTCTCGCACCACGGCCCCAACTGGTTCCGGGCCCCGGAAGAGAGCATGGAAAAAGTACTGCTGGCCGCCGCCGCCGACGGCCGCTTCGACGTCTTCCTGATGGCCTACAACTTCCTGCAGCGCGAGGCCGGCCAAAAAGTCCTGGAGGCCTGCGCTGCCAAGAAGATCGGCGTCACGCTGATGAAGGTCAATCCGGCCGGGAAGTACCAGGGGCTGAAGGACCGGGTGGAGGCATTGAAGAAGGAGGGCAAGGAGGTCGATCCACTCTACATCGAGGGGCGCTCTACTGCCGACACGCCTGCGGGGAGTGCGAGCCGAGCTGCCCGCACGGGGTTCCGGTCAACACCATCATGCGTTTTCACCACTACTTCTCCGCCCAGGGCCGGGAGAAGTGGGCCATGGCCCAGTACGCCAAGCTCACGTCGGCCAAGGCCGACGCCTGCCGCCACTGCCCCGGCCTTTGCGAGCGGGCCTGCCCGCACCACGTCCCGGTCCAGGGAATGCTGGCGCTGGCCCACCACCGGCTGTCGCTCTCCTGAATCCATGGCGACGGTGCGTGTGAACAAAACAACTGGGATCAGGTCTAAACAAATGGGGACGGTAGGCTCATTCTTGTATTTGTCAGCGCTGGAGTCAAGTTTACAAGTTTTAACCTTTTTCAACAAATTTAAAATTATTTTTGCAATTGCAAAAAAATATTTTGATAATTGA